The Eubacteriaceae bacterium Marseille-Q4139 genome has a window encoding:
- a CDS encoding oligosaccharide repeat unit polymerase: MLSLLLLIVAMFTLVNIKISQRDTISPAAIACLSLFIGVLFSCMGADSWEFRLSATTFFVVLVGISAMTMANLFSRKRIKVPVSWIKGSDVVYNDKIVEVATFCSIIFTILYGLNAYRVGMMAGGSGMNAFAYMKTAYMEDAGQYRMNPLIRQLFKPVIAIAYVNMFLFIDTVVKKEKNKRRKLCGLISVLSAVAIVIFSGSRTEIMQLLSGGILMFSVLWREHKGWNIKDNKKSFVEMIRKIWPAVFAFLALAFISRNIVKTTNNELSATSTFLQYVIYYVGSSVAVLNKKIKMVYSGEGLLFGNDIAKTIMHAQVYLGKLNYGGNTATIFISVFEGGLIYMICRLLLVFFIGILLYRSLLLKSESSYKRNRNLVLMSMSYYVFTMAYYSDCVGLLTKTSNILTMFVVIFYHRLIAGVPIRKVN, encoded by the coding sequence GTGCTTTCGTTATTGCTACTTATTGTAGCAATGTTTACACTTGTGAATATTAAAATTTCGCAAAGAGATACAATATCACCCGCAGCCATTGCTTGTCTGAGTTTATTTATAGGTGTTCTTTTTTCCTGCATGGGAGCAGACAGTTGGGAATTTCGACTTTCAGCCACTACATTCTTTGTTGTATTAGTCGGAATAAGTGCTATGACAATGGCAAATCTTTTTTCTAGAAAAAGAATAAAAGTGCCTGTTAGTTGGATAAAGGGATCTGATGTAGTATATAACGATAAAATTGTGGAAGTGGCGACTTTTTGTAGCATAATATTTACAATTTTGTATGGCTTAAATGCATATAGAGTTGGAATGATGGCTGGAGGAAGTGGCATGAATGCATTTGCTTATATGAAAACGGCTTATATGGAGGACGCAGGTCAGTATCGCATGAACCCACTAATACGTCAGCTTTTCAAACCGGTAATTGCAATCGCATACGTAAATATGTTTCTATTTATTGACACTGTTGTAAAAAAAGAAAAAAATAAAAGAAGAAAGTTATGTGGATTGATCTCAGTTCTAAGCGCAGTTGCAATTGTTATTTTTTCAGGATCAAGAACGGAAATTATGCAGTTGCTATCTGGCGGAATTTTAATGTTTTCTGTCTTGTGGAGAGAACATAAAGGCTGGAATATAAAAGATAATAAGAAATCATTTGTTGAAATGATAAGGAAAATTTGGCCAGCAGTTTTTGCGTTTTTAGCACTTGCATTTATTTCAAGAAATATTGTAAAAACAACAAATAATGAACTGTCCGCAACAAGTACATTCTTGCAATATGTTATCTATTATGTGGGAAGTTCGGTTGCAGTCCTTAATAAAAAAATCAAAATGGTTTATAGTGGGGAAGGGCTTTTATTCGGAAATGATATAGCAAAAACTATTATGCATGCACAAGTATACCTCGGAAAGCTAAATTATGGCGGAAATACTGCGACAATTTTTATTAGTGTTTTTGAAGGTGGATTGATTTATATGATATGCCGCTTATTACTGGTGTTTTTTATAGGAATATTACTATATCGCAGTCTGTTATTAAAATCCGAAAGTAGCTATAAAAGAAACCGAAATCTTGTTCTCATGTCGATGTCGTATTATGTATTCACAATGGCATATTATTCGGACTGTGTTGGTTTACTTACGAAAACTTCAAATATTTTGACGATGTTTGTTGTGATATTTTACCATAGACTAATTGCAGGTGTACCAATAAGAAAAGTGAATTAA
- a CDS encoding glycosyltransferase: protein MYKILILMSTYNGKDKIRKQVESIIHQREVDSYIYIRDDGSDDDTIEVIEDLVKEYRSRIFVKQENNVGWKQSFLQLLYLADNSYDYYGFSDQDDVWFDNKIIDCIRLAEKDDYKGPQLIHCNSVSVTSDLKTRSEQENRIATPPSFESAIATEYFQGCGMLWNKDAMNIIQKYKPFNKDIAHDYWVGLICFLSGKIYFCEEPLFYHIRYESNSSEDGNRNKGRMKRLKTLLRGKKAYMNPTEDLLVGYSEFLSNDEIAFLKDISDYKKNYLCKLRLLINRKFVRPTLPATLMLKLAICINRF from the coding sequence ATGTACAAAATTTTGATATTAATGTCAACATATAACGGAAAGGATAAAATCCGAAAACAAGTTGAAAGTATTATACATCAAAGAGAGGTCGACAGTTACATATATATTAGGGACGATGGGTCAGATGATGATACAATTGAAGTAATTGAAGACTTAGTCAAAGAATATAGAAGTAGGATTTTTGTTAAGCAAGAAAACAATGTTGGATGGAAACAAAGCTTTTTACAGCTGTTATATTTAGCTGATAATTCTTATGATTATTACGGCTTTTCAGATCAAGATGATGTATGGTTTGACAATAAAATAATAGACTGTATTCGGCTTGCGGAAAAAGATGATTATAAAGGACCACAGTTGATTCACTGTAATTCTGTTTCAGTTACATCTGATTTAAAGACAAGAAGCGAGCAAGAAAACCGAATTGCAACACCCCCATCTTTTGAGTCTGCAATTGCAACTGAATATTTTCAGGGCTGTGGAATGCTTTGGAACAAAGACGCAATGAACATTATTCAAAAGTATAAACCGTTTAATAAAGACATAGCACATGATTACTGGGTTGGACTGATTTGCTTCTTGTCTGGTAAAATTTATTTTTGTGAAGAACCCTTGTTTTATCATATTCGTTATGAAAGTAACTCATCCGAAGATGGAAATAGAAATAAAGGACGAATGAAAAGATTGAAAACCTTGTTGCGAGGGAAAAAAGCATATATGAATCCAACAGAAGATTTATTAGTGGGATATAGTGAATTCTTGAGCAACGATGAAATCGCTTTTTTGAAGGACATTTCGGATTACAAGAAAAATTATTTATGTAAGCTACGATTATTGATAAATAGAAAATTTGTCAGACCAACGCTTCCGGCAACATTAATGTTGAAATTGGCAATTTGCATAAATAGATTTTAA